The genomic interval GTTCAGTTAGGCGATCGTTTAAACGATCGCAATATGCAGTTCCAACCTTAATATTACTTTTACCAAAGTAAGCAAGATAAACATAATGTTCTTTTTCATTATAGACACTTTGTTTATTAGGAATACTATCTGACTTTTTTCTTAAAAACCTTGGATGGAAACCAATCTCTTCATAACATTTATAACAATTGATATAACTACTATCAAGCTTAATTTTTTTTTAAATGGACAAGGATAAGTGTTTTTGCTAAACAGATCATATGTACCAATGCATAACTTTTCATCAAAAATAGGGCATAAGTTAACTTTTACATCTAAAATTGATAAGTGTTTACGAATAGTTGTTGGATTACTTATATCGTCAATAGTAAAATAAGGGCCACTTTCTTGATCGAAACCATAACCCACTAATATATTGCTATACATTTTCATATTAGTTAATTTATTGTTTATAACAACATTATGAATGTTTAACATACCCCCAATCCCATCTTTTTTATTAAAACAG from Cardinium endosymbiont of Culicoides punctatus carries:
- a CDS encoding DUF2797 domain-containing protein, whose amino-acid sequence is MKLDSSYINCYKCYEEIGFHPRFLRKKSDSIPNKQSVYNEKEHYVYLAYFGKSNIKVGTAYCDRLNDRLTEQGARAALLIKKCINVYEASKLEQFIHHEFKVQDKVLTKKNIDNKIFI